One genomic region from Cryptococcus gattii WM276 chromosome C, complete sequence encodes:
- a CDS encoding Histidinol-phosphatase, putative (Similar to TIGR gene model, INSD accession AAW42452.1), producing MPHSHHSHSGQFCRHAKDNLEDVILEAIRQGFQSFGLSEHAPRWRLEDLFPEEADLCPSDLLSTYEDFLRTALFLRSKYDSQISLLVSLETDYITPLDSEKLTSFLAEHTEIDYIVGSVHHVNGVSIDFDRPTWLRAVKLAKEGRIGKTMNPGPPPTLELGDPADPELMTTYTPDLLSVQPFFEAYFDAQYNLIVTHQPEVLGHIDLCSLWIPNISLMLQERVWRKVIRNVKAVIAYGGLFEANAAAIRKGWETSYPSRDILQLIQELGGRVCLSDDSHGVSYVGLNYLAMRDYLKDMGLERTWYLIPSSRRQIGDYKVGERGRVAARPLDRWYDHPFWAKLEDAQRRK from the exons ATGCCTCACAGCCATCATTCTCATTCAGGACAATTCTGCCGACATGCCAAAGACAATCTCGAAGATGTTATTCTTGAAGCGATCCGACAAGGCTTCCAGTCATTTGGACTGAGTGAGCATGCTCCAAGATGGAGGCTCGAAGATCTTTTCCCAGAAGAA GCCGATTTATGCCCCTCTGACCTCCTCTCGACTTATGAAGACTTTTTGAGGACCGCGTTGTTCCTGCGCTCAAAATACGACTCCCAAATTTCCTTGCTGGTTTCTTTAGAAACTGATTATATCACACCCCTTGATTCAGAAAAATTGACTTCATTTCTCGCCGAGCATACAGAGATCGACTACATCGTTGGCAGCGTCCACCACGTCAATGGTGTCTCCATCGATTTTGACCGGCCAACATGGCTGAGGGCTGTCAAACTTGCAAAGGAGGGTAGAATAGGTAAAACAATGAACCCTGGCCCTCCACCAACACTTGAGCTGGGCGATCCAGCTGATCCCGAGCTTATGACTACATATACCCCAGATCTCTTGTCTGTCCAACCTTTCTTTGAAGCGTATTTCGACGCTCAATACAATCTGATTGTGACGCATCAACCCGAAGTTCTAGGTCATATTGATCTGTGCTCCTTATGGATACCAAATATCAGCTTGATGCTGCAGGAACGTGTCTGGCGGAAGGTTATAAGGAATGTTAAGGCAGTAATTGCCTACGGAGGCTTATTTGAGGCGAATGCTGCAGCTATCAGGAAAGGTTGGGAGACAAGTTATCCAAGCAGGGACATACTCCAA TTGATCCAAGAACTGGGGGGCAGAGTTTGTTTGTCTGATGATTCACATGGCGTTTCTTATGTGGGACTCAATTACCTTGCCATGAGAGACTATCTAAAGGACATGGGTCTTGAGCGTACATGGTATCTTATTCCATCGAGTCGCCGTCAGATTGGAGATTATAAGGTTGGTGAAAGGGGTCGGGTTGCAGCTAGGCCACTGGATAGGTGGTACGATCACCCGTTCTGGGCGAAACTAGAAGATGCTCAACGACGCAAATGA
- a CDS encoding DNA 5'-adenosine monophosphate hydrolase (Similar to TIGR gene model, INSD accession AAW42741.1) — MASHPLLALRQYATLSEPQSSLPPSKLLFFNSNTMVVFDAYPKAKYHFLVLPRYPFPPQSDPDSDESIVSIETLDDLKSLLLKAGPDEREEVIRAMAETAREVEEMIKDEMLKTEGFEWRIDVGFHAIPSMKHIHLHVISEDRISPSLKSKKHYNSFRPDLGFFIPIMEVQRWLQDDRTILDRALSATQTLLKTPLTCFKCDEPMNNIEKLKQHFEKEFSSERKEALKYIAKHGRQRASDEEVF, encoded by the exons ATGGCCTCTCACCCACTCCTTGCCCTGCGGCAGTATGCCACACTCTCCGAGCCTCAATCCTCCCTCCCACCATCCAAgctgctcttcttcaataGCAATACGATGGTAGTGTTCGACGCTTATCCGAAAGCAAAATACCATTTCCTAGTATTGCCACGTTatccttttcctcctcaaTCAGATCCAGATTCTGATGAATCCATTGTTTCGATTGAGACATTAGACGATTTAAAAAGCTTGCTTCTCAAAGCAGGGCCAGACgagagagaagaagttATAAGAGCCATGGCGGAGACTGCGCGCGAAGTAGAGGAGATGATTAAAGACGAAATGCTTAAAACCGAAGGATTTGAATGGAGAATTGATGTTGGATTCCATGCCATACCTTCAATGAA GCATATACACCTTCATGTTATATCAGAAGATCGGATATCGCCTTCTCTGAAATCAAAAAAACACTACAACTCTTTCCGACCTGACCTTGGTTTCTTTATTCCAATCATGGAAGTGCAACGCTGGTTGCAGGACGACCGCACCATCCTTGATCGT GCATTGTCCGCTACTCAAACATTACTGAAAACCCCTCTGACCTGCTTCAAATGCGACGAACCCATGAACAACATCGAGAAGCTAAAACAGCATTTCGAAAAAGAGTTTAGCAgcgaaagaaaagaagcTCTTAAATATATAGCAAAACATGGCCGTCAAAGAGCCAGTGACGAGGAGGTTTTCTGA